In Entelurus aequoreus isolate RoL-2023_Sb linkage group LG12, RoL_Eaeq_v1.1, whole genome shotgun sequence, the DNA window gttttatctcCAACTCTCAATTTTCTGTCCTCAGGCTGGTATACTTTTCGGCCACCGGGTGGCGGTAGATACTCCATGTTTTACCTGAAGAAACCTTACTTCTGACCTTTTCACCTTATTGATCTCATCTTTACTGCTGCTTGGCTGACTTCAGTTCAGAGACGACATGAGctccattttcaaatgttttatttcataACGGATTAAAAAACAAAGGACGTTGTTATTGTGAGAATGCTGTAGAGcattgtccatccatctatccattttcttccgcttatccgaggtcaggtcacgggggaagcagcctaagcagggaagcccagactaccctctccccagccacttcgtcctgcTCCTCCcagaggatcccgaggcgttcccaggccagccgggagagatagtcttcccaacgtgtcctgggtcttcccccgtggcctcctacctccttcaggtggcatcctgaccagatgcccgaaccacctcatctggctcctctcgatgtggaggagcagcggctttactttgagctccccccggatgacagagcttctcaccctatctctaagggagagccccgccacccggcggaggaaactcatttcggccgcttgtacccgtgatcttgtcctttcggtcataacccaaagctcatgaccataggtgaggatgggaacgtagatcgaccggtaaattgagagctttgccttccggctcagctccttcttcaccacaacggatcgatacagcgtccgcattactgaagacgccgcaccgatccgcctgtcgatctcacgatccactcttccctcactcgtgaacaagactccgaggtacttgaactcctccacttgggacaagATCTGCGGACGACCCGCAGagcattgttgttattattattattaatactgcaTCATTTTTTTCCACACTCAACTACGTTCACATTTCTCAACTTATTAAAACTATTCCAGGATGAAAACATTCAGTATATTCAgacaaacaatattacacatccccaaacgtattactttattattgtattaataaaatatatgtattattatattaaatagtccacattttcaaaacatGAATTGCGTCAAAGTTAAAAAAGCTTGTAAGTGTTTTTTGCCAACATTTCCTTACTTGACAGTGGCATAAAGATAACATCAGTCAATGTTTGGCTTCACCGTGTCtaattttactttcactttccttttctttgatgATTTGCCCACCAAAAGCGTCTGCCTCACACTTTTCCCCACTTTCAGCACTTTGATCAATCGCATGAATGCTTTCAAGTTAGTTATAAGAGCGGTTGCCCTTCTCGATGCAACACtgtccgggaatcgaacccatgcAAGGCAGAAGCGTGTCCCGTTACTCCACCAGGGACGCCTTACGCTTGGAAGACATAATGGAGGTTCAAATTCAGAAGtgaaataaaaagaagaaaagtgGGCACGCACTTTCTGCCCTGTCAATCATTATTTGTATGCTTTCTTGAGAGGACTATAATACGATTTAAATTTCATCTTCGTTCCTCTTTCTTTCTATTTCTTTCCATCCAATAAATAAGTTGATGAACATTAGAAGAAAACAAACCTCTGATAGGGAAATTTGGCTGCAAACTTGACGCGCCGGTTTTTCTTGTCAGGTCACGTGATTTCCCAGAAAACGCTACTCAAGCATTTACCTAACATGGCCACAAGGGGCGCTCTCTATCAACGTTGACGTCACAGAATGCTGACTCCTCATTGGCTCAGGTGGCGCATTCTTAAAAGGGCCTCGACACTTCCTTGTTGGTGTTTCCTGGTTGTTAGTCAGTTTGTCTTTCTCTGCGGGATTAAAAGTGGAAaacatctttttattttgtgcTGACATCATGAACTTGTTTTTATTCTGTCTTCTGGTCGTGCAAATGCACAGCGGGGCGCCTGGTAAgtcctcctttttaaaaaaaaaatacatttataaacattATTCATAAATCCTCTTTGTGCCTCCACTTATTCTGTGAGTTTCTACTTATTAATTATACTCATTCTTATCTTAATCAAGCTTATTATTACCTTATCATGATTCGTTTGAAACAGgttatattttgtaaataaatatgtcatttatttttaatcctaACATTTTTTACTTTGAGATAACAAGAATAACGTCATTGTTTTCATCTTCATTGTTGTTCAACTTGAACAAATTCCCTCACTTTCCTGTCATCTTTAATTGAACTGTGACTGAGGAAATTCTCCtgaaatacatcaatattatttttgtgttttatcaTTTGTTTAAACTTTGAATGAGATTTATTGAACATATCATTTCCCACTAAAAAAGCTCATACAAATGATGTGAAAATAATTTATGTCTTTTCTTTTAATTAGGACAAACAAAATGCCTAAACAAATGTTTAGATATACtcaaataattttgaaaaatacaagCTTGTTATTAAAGGTTAAACAATTTATTTAACCTCCTGTgacataaatgtaaaatatttattgagAAATGAAAGTAGTTATTAGTCTGTGTGTTGAGGTTGTGTACAACTTTGGGCGTCTACACATTTGTACTTGACATTATTCATCCtccattggagaaaaaaaatatgtttattttcaaaatgtacaaactGTCAACAGATGgcttattaaaataaatgttagtaatattattattgtgttgtatTTTTCATAGACACCATGTGACTGTAGACTGTGATGTCTGGCAGTGTTTGATGTTCACTTTAAGACCCGACTGAAGACTGaatgacatcaaatattcacactgcaagattgttgaacatgacacaaaataataaaaagttgcTCTTCTTTCAGTGATTCACACGCTGAAGTATTTCTACACTTCGTCCTCTCAAGTTCCAAACTTCCCAGAGTTTGTGATGGTTGGTTATGTTGATGAAGTCCAGGTGGTTCACTATGACAGCGAGAGCAGGAAAGCAGAAGCCAAACAGGACTGGATGAACCAAATCACAGAAGAGGATCCAAACTACTGGCAGAGAAGCACAGAGATCTTTGTTGTTGCTGAGCAAGTCAACAAAGTCAACATTGAAATTCTTAAGAAGCGTTTCAACCAAACTGGAGGTTTGTTTATCTTGAACTTTCTACTATTCAAATATATTTGAAGTACTCTTTTTATACTGTagtaaaaacacacattactgcactgacacttgtctctgtccatcccataatattctacataaaacacattgtgtgtgtttcactctgctttacaacactttgtgtctcTCAGGTGTTCACATTGTCCAGTGGATGTATGGATGTGAATGGAATGATGAGACTGATGAAGTTAAAGGTTGGTATCAGGAAGGTTATGATGGAGAAGATTTCATATCGTTGGACATGAAGACATGGACATGGACTGCAGCAAAACAACAAgctttcctctccaaactcaagTGGGACCAGGACAAACATCTAATAAACAACCAAAAGTATTACTTCACTGAGGATTGTCCTTCTTACTTGAAGAAGCATGTGAACAATGGCAAGGAGGTCCTAATGAGAACAGGTAAAAACACACCTTGTACTTTCACCTTTAAACATGTTAGCACGCCTcctataggaacattactgacattacactctgtctctttatactTTTCTTTGTCACTTTCTCTccattctcttctttctctccatctttaccttcattctcttctttctctccatcgttaccttcattctcttctttctctccatcggtaccttcattctcttctttctctccatcgttaccttcattctcttctttctctccatctttacctttattctcttctttctttccatctttacctttattctcttctttctttccatctttacctttattctcttctttctttccatctttacctttattctcttctttctttccatctttacctttattctctcctttctttccatctttacctttattctcttctttctttccatctttacctttattctcaccttttctctatctttactttcattctctttctctccatctttgccttcatttttttctcaatctttacctttattctcttctttctttccatctttaccttcattctcttatctttacctttattctcttctttctttccatctttacctttattctcaccttttctccatctttaccttcattctctttctctctatcattaccttcattctttttttctcaatctttacctttattttcttctttctttccatatttaccttcattctcttaatctttacctttattctcttctttctttccatctttaccttcattctcttaatctttacctttattctcttctgtctttccatctttacctttattctcttctttctttccatctttacctttattctcaccttttctctaTCTTTACTTTTATTCTCACCTtccctccatctttaccttcattctctttctctccatctttaccttcattctttttttctcaatctttacctttattctcttctttctttccatctttaccttcattctcttaatctttacctttattctcttctttctttccattgttacctttattctcaccttttctccatctttaccttcattctctttctctccatcattaccttcattctttttttctcaatctttacctttattctcttctttctttccatctttaccttcattctcttaatctttacctttattctcaccttttccccatctttactttcattctcaccttttctccatcTTCACCTTCATTCTCTttatctccatctttaccttcattctttttttctcaatctttacatttattctcttctttctttccatctttactttCATTCACTTTTTTCTCTCATCTTTTCTTTCATTCTTTTTCTTCTCacaatctttaccttcattcttctttttttccatctttacctccactcacaccttctctccatctttaccttcattctctcttTTCCCCttcattctttcttttttctctccACTTTTACCTTCTCTCTCTTTTTTCTCTCCATCTTCATGCTCACATTCACTCCATCTTTAACTTCATTCTCTTTCTttccatatttacatttattctcaccttctctccatcttcatctccgttcacaccttccatccatcttcaCCTCTGTTCacaccatctttacctccattttCACTTCCGTTCACAActtctctccatcttcacctccgttcacaaCTTCTCTCCATTTGACCTCTGTTCACACCTCTCCATTGTATCTtctttttgtccttttctttccatcttcacctccgttcacaccttctctccatcttcacctccgttctCACCTTCTGTCCAcacgtgacatcacttcctgtgcagagcTTCCAGAGGTGTTCCTCCTCCAGAAGACGCCGTCCTCTCCGGTCACCTGCATGGCGACAGGTTTCTACCCCGACCTAGCCGACCTGTTTTGGAGGAAAGACGGCGAGCAGATGTTCGAGGACGTGGAGCACGGAGAGCTGCTCCCCAACCACGACGGAACCTTCCAGATGTCGGTGGGGCTGAAAGTGGAGGTGACGGCCGACGTGGAGGGCAAGTACGAATGTGTGTTCCAGCTGTCTGGCGTCGAGGAGGACTTGGTCACCAAGCTGGAGAGAAGAAGCATCCTGAGCAACGCAAGCCATGAAggtgagaaagacacatttaGTTGGAGATGTTTCCTATCACAAGTCCACCTGTCGCCATTAATGATCCGTGTCGGCATTATTGATCCGTGTCGTCGTTATTGATCCGTGTCACCATGACAACGCTTAACGTCTGCATGCAAAGTAGTCATGAAGGTTTCCTCTTCATGCTTTGTCACTCCACTTGTGCTTTTTGCTCTCAACAGACCACTGGAGCGTCGCCATCGGTGCCACGGCGGCGGTCGTGGCTGTGGCGGCCCTCCTGGCGGCCATCTTCCTCGTCAGGCGACACAGACAAGGTGAGGAACACAGATTTCCTTATTTTACTTgtcatcattttttttcttcttcttttcttctttttcttttcattctTCACTTTCTTATTATTTTCATTCttcactttctttttcttctttcgccctttctctttttcttcttcttcccctttttcttattcttttttttcctttttcttcctcctcctcctcctcaaagATCCACAGAGACAGAGCACCCACTCTCACATAGAAACACAGCGTGGCGTGAGGAAAAAGTCCATTTCACCTTTTGTTTCTCTGTCATTTCAGCCAAATACGATCCAGCTCGTaagtaaaacatattttctttgaGCCGCAAGAAACAAAGCCGTGGTGAAGCATCACTCATATGAAGGTCTGATGCAGACGTTTGTGACAAGTTTAGCCTGAAAATCCCAACTTTCACTATAAAAGACAGAGTTTCCATCCATCAATATGCCACACTTTATATCGAACTTTTGATATGAGTCCTCATGATGAGGATCGACCAAATGAGACATCAAGTGTGCACATTCAGGTTTGCTGACTCATCAAGAATGTATCTTAGTCAGGAAGTAGAAGATCAGCACTCTGCTTCTTGATGTTTCTAAGTCACCCCTCAAAGATCTGATGTGAGTGATGAGgcaccttctggatgttcttcctCCACCAGTGTGAGGTGTTTGCTTAGCGGGAGTAACCGGCTCACGGTGCGTTTGTCCCACAGCTCGCCACGGCGGGGCCGAGCTCCCCGAGAACATGCCGGCTGAAGGCTGAGTGGGACGCGGTGAGTTAGCTCACATGGACTGTTTGCATCTCTAAATGTTCTTGGGACTTTGTGTGAAGAAGATGTTCAACTTGGATTCATGTGTGTTTGTTGGGAATGTGCTGAGTCATCTTCTTCCTCCAGGATGCTTTGTGCACAGAGAGATGTCTCCATGGCTGAGGCACGTCATCACACttggagatgagatggagatgtgCTTTCTTCTTCATCCGACTGCTTCTCTTGTTATACCATAGATTCTTCTTTGGCTGTTGGTGgcttgattagaaaaataagttggTTGCTATGAAATCATTCGGGGCTCACGTTTCATCACTTTGACATCATGACAAGGATTTCCTCTTTCTTTGAATCACCGCTGCTTGTGATCAATATCACATTGTGTCACATCTCTGTCAATAAATTCCGTTTGTTGTCCGCCAcgggcaagaccaaagagctgccgAAGATTGTAGACCcgcacaagaccggaatggacTACAAGACCATCAGCTTGACCAACTGCAGGCATAATGCCGGGTTTATTTTGTaacatgtgcttttattttgacactgaTCAAACCGGATCACgtgcacataaaaaaaaatattatcttaGCATCAGCGTTCACTaatgatgacaaaaacaaaaaggttgtgaaATCTTCCcaaattgtaaaatacataaagacAAATTCCatcaaagacaaaataaaaaccatagtaatgactctttttttttttcccctaaattttTATCCTTTGCacgtttcatgtttttttatatgttcatttttttttgGGAATTATTTTGCTTCAATTTATAAAGACTGTTGGAAAATTAAAGTGAAataatatgttcatgtacatatttTGAAAAACGTGTTTACTTGCATTTTCTGATTGTTTGACTTTATTTGTGTCatagtttttgttgaaataaagtttgacaaaaaaaaagagcCGTGATTGGTCAGCTTGTCACATCATTTCCGGGGTTTTGCACAGCCCACCTTTGCTAACGTCTTCTAAGTGAATTGACTGAATTCTGTTACAAATTCCCActttttcatttgtgttttatctttatcaATGTGTGTTTTATATACCTGCCACATGTCTTATCGGTGTACTTTCAGCCATAGCATTGTTTTCAGTATTTACTCATGATTATTgcatttgtcttaaagcacagatcaaaattggcaaccataaatcatgaagcattcgaTACAATGTCAATAcatctttctattctattctaacctaattctagattgtggcagactacatgtaatatgtaaaattgtcaattgttctttgagtgcaataagaaaagtgTACGCCAGGCCTTgccttatttttggtttgttagtgtttttccattAATGTTGAGTTCCTGTCCTGCACACCTTTTTTGTAGTTCCACTTCCTTTTGAGTGTcctgcagcagctttattttgtctccCTGTGTTTAGTCGTCGCTATTTAAGTCtacggtgcactgcaaaaactgatatctaagtaagaataaatatctcaaataagggtgacatttgcttattttctgtctgatgagatcattcttctcactaagcagattttatgttagagtgttttacttgttttaagtgtgttggtcctaaatgatctcagtaagatattacagcttgttgctgagatttgatgacctatattgagtaaaacatgcttgaaactagaatatcaactgttgcaaagctgtgttatcaacactcacaagtataaaactacttttttaaagtaataatttcttacttcaagcatgaagaaaaaaaatcatgcgcatatcattatgtcaagataatggcactagcatttacttcatttaagaatatttttcaacatattggacaaaaaggtctctttttttctatcaagaaaagtgcacttgttattagtgagaatatacttattttaaggtatttttgggttcattgacgttagctaattttacttgttttagaaagttctgacaagccaaattttcttgttctattggcagataattttgcttagttcaagtaaaatacccctcatttttgtattttttttcttgtttttgaacactgactttttgcagtgtgctgtggTCTTTGTCGGGAGATTGTTAAAAGTATGTATGCTGTTGAACGCTGTTCCCTCGTCTGACGCTTCCAAGTAAGTATGTTTCCGCATAGTCTTTTTTTCAATGCCGATAACTCCACTTTAAATGAGAAGTTTAAACCGGCAACTGCAGTGAATGGTGCGTCATGTGTTTCAGTAAAACGTAGATATATTTGGCTCTCTCAGAAAATGTAACTTTTATGGCAAACGTGCGCCCTTCTCTCTAATTGAGTCTAAAGTTAAATATCTCCCTCTTGTCACCACTAAACATGAAAAATTAGAACTTTCTAACTCGCTCAAACTCGGccatttctccaccaatttgaaatCTAAGAACACCAGAACGTTCCCCAAAGGCTTCAGGCGCTGACATTGTTGTCTAGAAGTGGATATTTCGAAGCGTCTGGCCACGATCTGACTTTGCTTGACATGATGGTTTTCTAAAATCACACAGGAAATGCTTTGTCCTGAGGAAGATGGCTACCCACCAGCAGTGGCCAGTAGCGTTATAAAAACGTCctaaagtaaacacgttgcagggggAACTATTTAAGTGAGACACACAACAACGCTGTCGGATCTCGAGTGTGGAATTACATAACTTGTTGTTAAAGTCGGTATACAAATAAAACGAGTAATAATGAcacattaaataaattattaaaactTTAATAAAAcgaatatgtatttaattccaattatgtattgacacatttaaggacttatttaaatatatatttaatcgtGTCCCATTTCAGTGCATCTTCCGGCTGAAAAAATGTTGAGTGAACTTGTGCAACATCGCCCTCTGCTGGACTCCAGCATTATTTTTCAATGCCGTTAACTCCACTTTCAATGAGAAGTTTAAACCGGCAACTGCAGTGTGTCACGTGTTTCAGTAAAACGTATTGTCTTCTCTCAGAAAATGTAACTTTTATGGCAAACGTGCGTCCCATTTCGCCTTTGCTGGCCCTAAAAGCCACACAAGTCACCATTCTCTCTAATTGAGTCTAAAGTTAAATATCTCCCTCTCGTCACCACTAAACATGAAAAATTCGAACTTTGTAACTCGCTCAAACTCGGccatttctccaccaatttgaaatCTAAGAACACCAGAACGTTCCCCAAAGCCTTCAGGCGCTGACGTTGTTGTCTAGAAGTGGATATTTCGAAGCGTCTGGCCACGATCTGACTTTGCTTGACATGATGGTTTTCTAAAATCACACAGGAGATGTTTCGTCCTGAGGAAGATGGCTACCCACCAGCTGCAGCCAATGAGGGGAACTCCTTTGAAGTCACATGACAGTCCCTCCCagccacaacacttcctcattctccaccaatcacctttcagacaCGGTACGTTCACGAACATGGGACCTCTGAAGTTAAATGTCgttataatactgtaacatgtcTTTATAATATTATCCCTACGTCAAATATGAAACATTAAAGATGAAGTAAATGTGTGGTTGATGCTAGAACATTTAAAGTTGTGTTCTCAGATTAAGCAGTGGCTAGTAGCGTTATAATCGTTGCAGGGGGAAACGATTTAAGTGAGACACACAACAGAACGCTGTCAGATCTCGAGTGTGGAATGACATAACTTGCTGTTGAAGTCGGTATAAAAATAACACGAGTAACTTTACAGATCTTATATTTAAAGTTAATTTTTGTAACGGATGAGAGTGCAACAGTACGATCTTTAAACAGTAACTGaacgtagattttttttaaaaaattttttgtaaacttTGTTACCATATTTTGTGCTTACTGATTTATTTTTGattgtgtttaaagtgtacacAGATTACAtccttttactaaaatagggacgttTGTCGAAGATGGAACACATtatccacaattccaacatttattatgggtgttccaaaaaactattttctccaaTTGCGAACCcatttcaagaaccaattagatGTGTAATTGGAGGGTCCACTCAGGCTGTACTTGGTACTTATTTAAGTTTATTACATTACGCTGTCATTAATTTGGAAGGAAACAATTTGTACTAGTATACCTTTCTTTTATTACTTTATGAACTATTTTTTTCATCGGGAAACAACATTTCGTACTCTTGTGTctttttattacttttatttattaatgaCATTTATTTCCTTCTGTTTCTATTTTGCAGCAAATTGGATTAACCACACAATTTTCCCTTTGGGAATTAATAAAGTAGTTAAATAAGTGTTTTACCATGTTattaaacaaacaattaaacataaataaatgaataaatatgttatttatattttgttgtgttgGACAAGCTGCTACTCTGACTAATGTCAGTGCCGCGTATGGAGATTGAAGTGCAACATAGgtggtaaaaacatgtttttgcactTGATAACATTGAATATGTCCACTTTTCCATTTTTATGTGGTGTGGATTGTCATCAAATCTGCCACTTTCGGGATGTAGTCTATTAATAGGAGGCAAATAATCAGTTATTTGGGCGTAGATTGTATCCAGTTGTAGATTTATTTTTGACATGCTGTCATAAAAAGGCAGTTTATTTTAAATGCAGGTCTAttagctgcccg includes these proteins:
- the LOC133662587 gene encoding class I histocompatibility antigen, F10 alpha chain-like, which codes for MNLFLFCLLVVQMHSGAPVIHTLKYFYTSSSQVPNFPEFVMVGYVDEVQVVHYDSESRKAEAKQDWMNQITEEDPNYWQRSTEIFVVAEQVNKVNIEILKKRFNQTGGVHIVQWMYGCEWNDETDEVKGWYQEGYDGEDFISLDMKTWTWTAAKQQAFLSKLKWDQDKHLINNQKYYFTEDCPSYLKKHVNNGKEVLMRTELPEVFLLQKTPSSPVTCMATGFYPDLADLFWRKDGEQMFEDVEHGELLPNHDGTFQMSVGLKVEVTADVEGKYECVFQLSGVEEDLVTKLERRSILSNASHEDHWSVAIGATAAVVAVAALLAAIFLVRRHRQARHGGAELPENMPAEG